One Hyalangium gracile genomic window carries:
- the mug gene encoding G/U mismatch-specific DNA glycosylase — translation MPDLIAPGLRVLFCGINPSLYSAVVGYHFARPGNRFWPTLHAAGITRRLLAPSEQEELLALGYGITNVVDRATATADQLAPKELVKGGRRLVTKVRRYRPRFIALLGISAYRAAFGRPDATLGLQPETLEDSRLWVLPNPSGLNAHYQLKDLARLFRELRRAAEQG, via the coding sequence ATGCCGGACCTCATCGCGCCAGGGCTGCGGGTCCTCTTCTGCGGCATCAACCCGAGCCTGTACTCCGCGGTGGTGGGATACCACTTCGCGAGGCCGGGCAACCGGTTCTGGCCCACGCTGCACGCCGCCGGCATCACTCGACGGCTGCTGGCGCCCTCGGAGCAGGAGGAGCTGCTCGCGCTCGGGTACGGCATCACCAACGTGGTGGATCGCGCCACGGCGACGGCGGACCAGCTCGCGCCGAAGGAGCTGGTCAAGGGCGGCCGGCGCCTGGTCACCAAGGTCCGACGCTACCGTCCGCGCTTCATCGCGCTGCTGGGGATCAGCGCCTACCGCGCCGCCTTCGGGAGGCCTGACGCCACGCTGGGGCTCCAGCCAGAGACGCTGGAGGACTCGCGGCTCTGGGTGCTGCCCAACCCGAGCGGGCTCAACGCGCACTATCAGCTGAAGGATCTGGCGCGCCTGTTCCGTGAACTCCGGCGAGCGGCGGAGCAGGGCTGA
- a CDS encoding ABC transporter substrate-binding protein, translated as MSRLSLLSRAGLVSVLVLLASCRIESAAPSDASASTAREGTPEGDVWVYTSMYQHVLDAFEPLLKEKLPNVRVHWYQAGSEKVASRLEAERAAGAVRADVIATSDPFLYERLAREGAFLRYASSNVLRVPRSLLELDAHYAAMRLSTMVLVHRTGAAASPASFAGLVGEGWKGRAAIGDPLTSGTAFTWAVFMQSKYGDGFFSQLRAKGAIVAGGNAAVLQKVESGEVDVGVLLLENALTAKARGSPIEIVWPEDGAVVIPGPIAIFRSTRNAVAAKALVDLLLSPEGQRIIAEKGDMHAVDPRLGGPRGEFGLETLMSRSQPWSPALVELGLTRGGALKETFSKAFSR; from the coding sequence ATGTCACGCCTCTCGCTCCTTTCGCGCGCCGGCCTCGTGTCCGTGCTCGTCCTCCTGGCCTCGTGCCGCATCGAGTCGGCTGCGCCTTCGGATGCGTCCGCCTCGACGGCTCGCGAAGGGACGCCCGAGGGCGATGTGTGGGTCTACACCTCCATGTACCAGCACGTGCTCGATGCGTTCGAGCCGCTGCTCAAGGAGAAGCTCCCCAACGTGCGGGTCCACTGGTACCAGGCGGGCAGTGAGAAGGTCGCCAGCCGCCTCGAGGCCGAGCGGGCCGCGGGCGCTGTCCGCGCGGATGTGATCGCCACCTCAGACCCCTTCCTCTACGAGCGGCTCGCTCGCGAGGGGGCCTTCCTCCGCTACGCTTCTTCAAACGTGCTCCGGGTTCCTCGCTCGCTGCTGGAACTCGATGCGCACTACGCCGCGATGCGGCTATCCACCATGGTCCTCGTCCATCGGACGGGCGCCGCGGCTTCGCCCGCCTCCTTCGCCGGGCTCGTGGGGGAAGGGTGGAAGGGGCGCGCTGCCATTGGAGATCCGCTCACCTCGGGCACAGCGTTCACGTGGGCCGTGTTCATGCAATCGAAGTATGGCGACGGGTTCTTCTCCCAGCTGCGCGCCAAGGGCGCCATCGTCGCGGGTGGCAACGCCGCCGTTCTGCAGAAGGTGGAGAGTGGAGAGGTGGACGTCGGTGTCCTGCTGCTCGAGAACGCTCTCACCGCCAAGGCACGAGGCAGCCCCATCGAGATCGTCTGGCCTGAGGACGGTGCTGTCGTCATCCCCGGTCCCATCGCCATCTTCCGCTCGACGCGCAATGCAGTGGCTGCCAAGGCGCTCGTGGACCTGCTCCTGTCGCCCGAGGGCCAGCGCATCATCGCGGAGAAGGGAGACATGCATGCCGTGGATCCCCGGCTCGGAGGGCCTCGTGGTGAGTTCGGGCTGGAGACGCTGATGTCCCGCTCCCAGCCGTGGAGCCCCGCCCTCGTCGAGCTGGGCCTCACGCGCGGAGGGGCTCTCAAGGAAACGTTCAGCAAGGCGTTCTCGCGATGA